AGTACAGTTCAAAAAAATTAAACCTTTCAGGTTTTCAAAACCTGAAAGGTCTGTAATTTTATAAGTCATAATCACGCTTACTAATTAGTTAGTTGAATGCTTGACTCGTGAATCAATTTTTGTAACCCTTTAAAATGAATTCACATAACTTCTATCCCAATCTTTCCAAACCACTTCGTAACCCTGCGATTGAATCATTTCTTTAATAGCATCAGTTGAACGTTCATCGGAAATTTCAAATTGCTCCAAAGATTGAGGTTCTACAGCGTAACCACCGGGGTTGGTTTTAGATTCAGCACTTATAGATGTAATTCCTAATTTGATGATGTGATTTCTAAAGGTTTCACTTTCGCGTGTAGACATTGATAATTCGACATCTTCATCCAACAAACGATATGCACAAATGAGTTGCACTAAATCTTTATCGGTCATTTCAACTTTGGGTTGTACTTCACCTTGATGCGGACGTAATCGTGGAAATGAAATTGAATATTTTGTTTTCCAATACGTTTTTTGAAGGTATTTTAAATGCAATGCCGTATAAAAACTATCAACACGCCAATCTTCTAATCCGAATAAAGCGCCCAAACCAATTTTGTGTATACCTGCTTTGCCTAAGCGATCGGGGGTGTCTAAACGGTAATTAAAATTTGATTTTTTTCCTTTCGGATGATGTATTTTGTAAGTCGCTTCGTGATAGGTTTCTTGATATACCAAAACAGCATATAAGCCTTCAGTAATGAGCGTTTCGTATTCCTCTTGATCCAATGGCTGCACTTCAATACTGATGTTTGAAAAATGGTTTCTAACTAAGGCAATGGCGTGTTTCAAATAGGAGACTCCAACGGTTCTATTAGCTTCACCGGTAACCAATAAAATATGATCGTAACCTAAACTTTTTATGTGAGCCACTTCTTTTAAAATTTCGGCATCACTTAAGGTTTTACGTGGAATTTTATTGGTCATACTAAATCCGCAGTAGGTACATATATTTTGGCATTCATTGGATAAATACATAGGGATATACATCTGAATGGTATTCCCAAATCGCTTTTTAGTGAGCTCATGGCTACGTTGAGCCATTTGCTCTAAAAACGGTGTAGCGGCTGGCGAAATAAGTACTTTAAAATCGTCTAAAGTTATTTTATCTTTTGCCAATACGTTTTTCACATCAGCTTCAGAAAACCCATATATGTCATGTTCTAAGGTGTCCCAGTCGTATAGATCAAAAGTGTCTCGGAAGGTGTTTTTCATGTTTTTGTTTGAGAGTTAAGGAGTTGAGGAGTTAAGAAGTTGAGGAGTTGAGGAGTTAAGAAGTTGAGGAGTTAAGGAGTTGAGGAGTTAAGAAGTTGAGGAGTTACTTTTTTAATTTAAAAATGATGTTAATGGGCTACTAGCTTCGGCGTGTTTTTTAACGGGTGCTAATTTTGCATTATAAGCCATTCTACCAGCTTCTACAGCCATTTTAAAGGCTTTACCCATAGCTACAGGGTTTTGAGAAACGGCGATGGCAGTATTCACTAAAACGGCATCTGCTCCTAATTCCATAGCGAATGCCGCATGCGATGGGGCGCCAATACCAGCGTCTACAATAACAGGAACATTGCTTTGCTCAATGATGATTTCTAAAAAATCGTTTGTTTTTAAACCTTTATTACTGCCAATTGGAGCGCCTAAAGGCATCACACATTGTACACCTACTTCTTCTAAACGCTTGCATAACACTGGATCGGCATGAATGTATGGCATGACTACAAAACCTAATTTCACTAACTCTTCAGCAGCTTTTAAGGTTTCTATAGGATCGGGTAATAAATATTTTGGGTCAGGATGAATTTCTAATTTTACCCAATTGGTTTTTAAAGCTTCTCGAGCTAATTGTGCGGCAAAAACAGCTTCTTTGGCCGTTCTAACTCCAGATGTATTTGGTAGTAAGTTGATGTGGTTTTCTTTTAAATGCACCAGCATATCATCCGACTCGTTATCCATGTCAACGCGTTTTAAAGCCACGGTTACCAGTTCACTTTCTGAAGCTAAAATACTTTCGCGCATTAAACGCGTATTACTAAATTTTCCAGTGCCAGTAAACAATCGTGAGGTGAAGGTTTTATCGGCTATTTTTAGGGTGTCTTTCATTTTTTTTTTAGGAGTTTGGAAGTTCTGTAGTTATGGAGTTATGAAGTTATGAAGTTGAGGGGGTAGGCTTCCAG
This genomic interval from Tamlana carrageenivorans contains the following:
- a CDS encoding thiazole synthase; translation: MKDTLKIADKTFTSRLFTGTGKFSNTRLMRESILASESELVTVALKRVDMDNESDDMLVHLKENHINLLPNTSGVRTAKEAVFAAQLAREALKTNWVKLEIHPDPKYLLPDPIETLKAAEELVKLGFVVMPYIHADPVLCKRLEEVGVQCVMPLGAPIGSNKGLKTNDFLEIIIEQSNVPVIVDAGIGAPSHAAFAMELGADAVLVNTAIAVSQNPVAMGKAFKMAVEAGRMAYNAKLAPVKKHAEASSPLTSFLN
- the thiH gene encoding 2-iminoacetate synthase ThiH, which encodes MKNTFRDTFDLYDWDTLEHDIYGFSEADVKNVLAKDKITLDDFKVLISPAATPFLEQMAQRSHELTKKRFGNTIQMYIPMYLSNECQNICTYCGFSMTNKIPRKTLSDAEILKEVAHIKSLGYDHILLVTGEANRTVGVSYLKHAIALVRNHFSNISIEVQPLDQEEYETLITEGLYAVLVYQETYHEATYKIHHPKGKKSNFNYRLDTPDRLGKAGIHKIGLGALFGLEDWRVDSFYTALHLKYLQKTYWKTKYSISFPRLRPHQGEVQPKVEMTDKDLVQLICAYRLLDEDVELSMSTRESETFRNHIIKLGITSISAESKTNPGGYAVEPQSLEQFEISDERSTDAIKEMIQSQGYEVVWKDWDRSYVNSF